The Candidatus Manganitrophus noduliformans genome segment GACTTGCGGGGCCATATTGGAGAGAAAGAAGCTTTCGCTCATCGCTTGAGCATCCCATGACATGTCCGCTGCGGGAGCCAGGTGTCCTCGGTCATATCCGCTGTTTCTGTAATCTTTGAGTTCGGACCGATCTCCCGGTGACAGATCCGGATCTGCCCGAAAGTCGTCGGAGCGAGGATGGTTTCCGTCAAGCTTCTCCTTGGTCAGGAGGTAGGTAACCCAAAGAGCAACTTTTTTCTCGGAGTTATGGGAGAGGACATAGCCCATTCTGCACAACAGGGTGGGCTTCGGTGCGGGAATGCCGTACTTAAGATGCTCTTCGCAGCCTTCTATACCTTCCACGCCATCTGGACCCGCCGCGTAGACAGGAGTCGCGCAGAGAAGGATGAAGAGAATAATGACAAGAAACGTTTTCTTCATGATCGGGGGTGATAAGAGTGGACCGCGCTTTTTGGAGAACGATATACCAGAATACCGGAGAGATCAAGCTCTGTATTTATGGCGTTCTGCCTGCGTGTGCTCCGAATGATCCCTGTGGTTTCAATCATTGGGACGTGGTAAAGAGATCTCTGGGGTTAGATGCTGGAGAGTGCACAGATGGAGCTACCCATTAATGTGTGATCGATTTTCCTTTAATTATATAAAGCTCTGGATCCTTTTTCCCTGAAGTCTGCGGTTGAAGGGAATCTATAAATAGAGTAGATTACAAATATATAAGCAATATCAATCTGCATATCTGGATTTTAAGACGGCCCACAACATCGTCCGACGGACAGATGTTGCATTCATTGTCGAGGAAAAAGAGGATCTCGTCTTTCATCCCGATTTTCAGGTATCAATATTAAAGAGCACGATCTAAGAGCCTTACGGGTGCGAAGTCTAATTGTGCCGAGCGCTGAAAAACCGGCGGCTGAGCGGCAAACCGTTAGGCGCCCCCAATTTCAGTGTGAGCCCCAATGTCAACACGGGAAAGCGCAAATAACCGCGAGTTTACCATTGTAATGCGGGGACCATCAGCGGTTGTATTTCGGCAAAATGAGAATCTCATCATAAAGAATTTTCCTTGTGTGTCTGGTCTAGTAAATATGGTT includes the following:
- a CDS encoding DNA/RNA non-specific endonuclease; the encoded protein is MKKTFLVIILFILLCATPVYAAGPDGVEGIEGCEEHLKYGIPAPKPTLLCRMGYVLSHNSEKKVALWVTYLLTKEKLDGNHPRSDDFRADPDLSPGDRSELKDYRNSGYDRGHLAPAADMSWDAQAMSESFFLSNMAPQVGPGFNRGIWAVLEERVRDWTRQRGALYIFTGPIYGPEGHAHIGPNGVSVPNHFYKIVFDPVLVEVIAFIMPNERLQTIDLPNYITNVDTVEAQTGLDFLSELEDSVEDLIETMIQPALW